The DNA segment TAAACAAATCTACTAGCACACAACAGTTCTTTAGTGACAAAGTAAAATTAGTCACTAAATGATTTGAAGACTATATCAGAATAAGTGACAATTCAGATTGGTCATTAGTTGTGTCACAAattatctaacttataataaaagactgcAAATAATGTCTCATGTCATTCTCTTCTTCAatctcataaattttatttatatttgtttaataaatttcttttaatattaatattaatagatatcacttatttttatcattatctttatctaaaattaataaataactttaattttgcaatttagacccgttatttttttttttttacttttaacctaaagttttttttatcttttgcaataatcccaactcttttttattttcaattttggtccaccatacttttcatctttcccaagtttttcatttcgttctaaattttgtgagttaacgcacctcaacgtgcgtgtggggttcaacattttttcgtatatttttttcccgtttgactggccagtcgcgtcacatctatttttctgcgtttgacaagtgcgtccaacacgcgggtcctggatggacttagttattttttatatgttttacgtttcggtttaattcctcagcaacgagcgtgcgtgattcaaagattttacgtctgcttttcgctcggcgtaatttttttcccgtttttatttattttgattttaCGAGTTTTTCCGGTGTTTGTGGTCGCTGACAATGatatagtattgctactacttaacacagttttatgacaaccgctgcaacgcaagGGTTTAATACTAGTGTAAGaacaaaacaaatgtttttgaTATATTCTGTTGTTATGTGACGAGTAACCCATTTGATTGAAAACTCTCACTACAAGTAAACGGGGCAATAGCGGCAACAGTTGGTGCCGCTAATGATACTGATCTGCGCCGCTATTGCTTGGACGCTAATAACCGTATTGTCACCGTTAAGGTACGTGCCGCCGCTATTGATGTAACACCTTTACCGGCGACACTTCGTCGCTAAAGTTGTTCGTCGCTTTTACTTGATGATCATTAGCGGCGACATGTCTCCGCTAAAAGTCATTTTTTGTTGCTTTTACAATATTTCCCAGCTTTTACAAATACACTACCGATTTCAAGTTTTCAGCAACACACAAACAAACTACATAAACACAATTATTATATGAACGTACATACTAAAATTACTTGAAAGCTATTCGTTTAATTCACACAATAACATCCTAAAATTGCATAAAACGTGAAAAACTACATCACGTCATCGCCATCTTCATCGTTGTCAAAAATGTCATCATCAACGTCCGCAGGTTGCTATTGATCTatatgtcgccgctattggttcTGTTAAACCCTATCCGTTGGATGAGAATAAGAAATGTGTGACTAGGGTTTCAAGAGAGACACCGTGTCCGGATAAAggcaatagcggcgacatatAAGATGTCGCCGCTATCGGTGGCGCCGCTAAAGGTGGGGTATTCTTGTAATGTCTTTTTTCTCCATTGTACCAGATTGCTAGATAATCACTTTTAAAGGTTTTGCAAATAAATTTTgaacatttaaataaaaatattacatataCATAATTACATATAAATGTGTGGGTGACACACATTTTTAGAAGTAATTTAGTTATGAAAGAAAAATTTAAAGGTGGTGATgatgttgaaataaaaagatgTAACATAAGAAAGAAGATATgtgtttttaaaataataatgAGATTGAGTACTTGTATATTAGTACCaaaatttttttcttttcaatGGAAGTAATTATTTATTTAGTGATATGTATTAATATTGTTAACTGACACGGACACTGGGCGAAATCACAATGCACGGCGAAAACACTTGTGGTGAAAATGCTTTGGACGAAAACCCCTAGTGGCGAAAACACCATGCCTGGCGAAATCACATGTGACGAAAACCAAGGGGTTTTCATCGAACTCATGGTTTTTGGCGAAAACACTTAAGTGTTTTCGTCTGGTACATCATCAGCATCAACAATACAGCAACATACAGAACCCTGATTAACATCGGTCGACATCTATTAATTGCATCCAAATATTATTGGACCGATACACTTAGACAAGATTTTTCATGCAATACACTTAATCACTTCACATGTCTTGATTTTAATTTGACCAAACACCAACCTATTACAATTCTATTGGATCGAGATTATGATGTCACAATTGGCTATTTCATGGGAGGTTTGGAGTCGTTTTTATTTTGGTTAGATTGTAACGAACATGTAACTGTCTTGGTGTCGATGTAATTGTTGTATAGTTGGTGGTAGCACCTTGCTACAAGTGGAATAAAATATTTTtgtcggccgttcaaaaaaaaaatttcaattcAGGAATCCTTTCATGTGATGATATGACAACACATATTGAATGCAATAGAATGATTGGGCCATTTAAAGAAAAATCTGATTACATGCACTGATGCACACAAACTTTATGAAATTGACTTTCTAAAAATCGATGCACACTGATCTTCACGTGATTACTTGAAAGCCATTGGACCTAGCATCACATACAAATCGATTCAATCATATGCTCACAATCATTACACCCTAGTCCGCAGGTTGCTATTGATCTatatgtcgccgctattggttcTGTTAAACCCTATCCGTTGGATGAGAATAAGAAATGTGTGACTAGGGTTTCAAGAGAGACACCGTGTCCGGATAAAggcaatagcggcgacatatAAGATGTCGCCGCTATCGGTGGCGCCGCTAAAGGTGGGGTATTCTTGTAATGTCTTTTTTCTCCATTGTACCAGATTGCTAGATAATCACTTTTAAAGGTTTTGCAAAAAAATTTTgaacatttaaataaaaatattacatataCATAATTACATATAAATGTGTGGGTGACACACATTTTTAGAAGTAATTTAGTTATGAAAGAAAAATTTAAAGGTGGTGATgatgttgaaataaaaagatgTAACATAAGAAAGAAGATATgtgtttttaaaataataatgAGATTGAGTACTTGTATATTAGTACCaaaatttttttcttttcaatGGAAGTAATTATTTATTTAGTGATATGTATTAATATTGTTCAGAAGGTGAATAGTGTTTAGTGATATTTATATATGTTAGCTTATGTGTATAAATGTATAATAAATTGTGAAGCGATACATATGATTCAGATTTCCATATTTGAACCATCAACAAATTCCTTTATTAATAGAAACATTCATGGTTTTCCTATGAGATGCGTGTCCCACCTTTACATGTTGAAACCAATCAAAAACATTATTGCAACCCGATTTAAAAGTTATGATTCCACCACTAAAAGAAGGCTCGCGGCTGCTGGACATTCTTATTCGAAATAAGTGGTATTTATTAGGATCAACTACATAAGAATGAGGTGTCCATTGCAAATGTTGATATGCATGCAAAGCTACTAAACAAGTGGATGCATGCAGTCCCTACAAAGCTTGCATTTGGGTAGACAGAACacgaacacaaacacaaacacaaaacGCATCATGTTGTGTACTTATTTTTGGCACCTCTGTCAAGTTTCTTAGCATCCTCCTGAGATGTATATAATGCAAAGTATGAGTCCAAAATCATATCCAAATGGATCAGTATTAACTGTAAAAATCTTAGGCATACATGAAATATGAAGCCTATCATGTCATTGTAATCAAGAAACTCCTTCCATTGTTTCCCAATGCTCATCTACAAACAAATCATCATGTAACAATGCTCATAATTTTTACATTTGCATTTCAATCTTGTGTACCTGTGCAGGCTCATTGGCAGCATTCTTTGTCCATAGGGCTATTTTTTCCTGCCTTGATCTCACATTAACAACTGCCCCGCATATCTCATCGCCATGATCAAACTGTTCTCCAATCATTGCTAGCAACTTTCATATCACATATAAACAGATCAGATTATAAAAACTAAATTAGCCCTCaatcgaacaacactcaaattaGTACCGTGTATAGCCAACACGTGTCGGATTTCGACTTGGGAAAGGTCATAGTCCACTTTCCACCACCAGCGCACACGGGATCCTCCCATTTGGGCTCAATTCTGTTTTTGAAACAATGGAGGTCTGCCCCAGCTGCCAACCTGCTTGGTCTATGTATATTGTTGTAAAGGCTGCATTATTCGAATACATGCATTGTTACATATATCATGTATATAATATAAACAAGATGTAATTTAATGATCTTTTTAGATATCCGGGAAGAGAATCTAAACAAGATATTATTAAATCAATGATTGTTATTTAAGCTAGATTCTAGAAATAATGTTTATCTAGATTATTGTAACCGACTTAACCATAACCGTGGAATATAAAGCCGAAAACATAATGAATAAAAGGAAGACCTCCAGAATTCTTCGACGGTGGAGAAAGTGTAAATAGGGCGGATGGAGCTACCCCAGGCGACCTGCTTAGACTTAGCAGAAGGATTATCGAACCAGAAGGTCCATGAATGCTCAAGCGGATGCCGTTTTACAATGTCCTtacctccttcttcttcttctcctccgtCCTTGTGTTTACCGGTCGTCTTTTGATCCCCTGCTTCTTCCACcattactctctctctctctctctctctctctcttttctctTTCTATTTAGAAATAGTAATGGAAATCGGTTTATAGATTCAAAATTCTGTTAGATCCTTGATCTGGGCTCGTGAGACCTGGGCCTTAAACCCcaataataatttaatttaatttaatttgttTGCTTGCTGCTCATTCTTAATTTCGCTTTCGCATCTACATTTTTTCGTATGTTAGATTATTTAAGACATACAATTAATTTTgcatctattttttttttgtctattttttttttcttttttgcatGTGAGATAAAGAAAATGAGGTGGGAGTATAAACCAGTAACTTCCAAATATGAGTTTTGTTTTATGAAATCGGACAATACATACTTACAAGCTTCTATAAACCGCCATCGCACCtgaaattaattaaaattaatatattaaaaaatttagAAGGACCATCCCGTAAAAGTTATTATAAAAGTCGCCTACGTAATTCCGAAGGTAGGGGTGAAGCCATTAGTCACGTAGGGATTTAAAAATTAATTTCAGTTCTAAAAGTTGACATATATAGCTCCTCCGGTTTTAAATTACTTTTTAACTCTGAACTAGAATAATAACCGACTTTTTTTTTTGCTGGATTAGAAAATAAGTCTGGATTTTCACATTTTTTTAACTCGACGTAactaacaaaaaataaataaataaacaaatagttGATCATTGTGATTTTGGTGTTCATGTTTCCTCAAGTGAACCCGCCATGATTCGAGTGGGTTTTTCTAGGTTTGTTTTGTGTGATGGTTTGTTGGTGTCGTATGGTGGTGCGTTTGTGCTCATATGGTAGTTTGTGTGGTGTTCTTTTGTGTTATGTAGTATTTTTTTCTTGGTAGTTGTTTGTTTCTAGCTTCTTTTTTAGTTTCGATGGaataatatttttcttttttttttttttttttgccgttCAAAAGAAAAGTTGGGACACTACGAACGTTAGGAACAATCCTTCAATGTTTTAACTTCCATTATATTCCAAGTGTGGCGTTTATTTTAATGCTTGATTAGAtaattgtaaagataaaatgCATGAAAacataatataattattattagtaTATGATAAAATTAAAACAGAATGAACACTGattattgatttttttaattctttattATGAGATTTTTAGTGATTTGTGatttttttaattctttattATGAGACTTTTTTTATATTGTGCAATAAGTTATATTCATTTATTAGATtatggggtatggggcgaggGTTGGGGTGTGGattgggtacaaatgcccaagttaccacctcgggtgggcttgggtttcggcgtggccatTTGGGCGGGAGTTTCAAcccgggcgttgggcatgcctagcggtcctccgtggccggctctcattggctgggttggctaggccatagcggctaggtttaaaAGAAAGTATAATGTAATTCATATAAATTAGCATGTACActctaaaataatattttaactaGATGTAAGATCCGTCGCATTGCGGCTAGGGTCTTACAAATTACGACACAATGAATCTATTTTATACTGCTAGGGCCTTACAAATTACGGCGCAGTGAATCTATTTTATACTTCTTTATCGACCCGTTCGTTGCGTTTTAAAACCACAAACCTAAGGATTAACTACTACATCTTTGTATCAAGTTAGATATCCAAACGATCACATTGTGTTTCCAAATGTCTTGTGGAGGGAAATACAAATACTTGATGTTGATTAGGGATGAGCATGGTACCCGTTCGGTATCAAACCGTACCGGTCAAAATACCAGTATCCAAAAACAGGAAAAGTGGGTGCTGGTACCGTTccgataccggtaccgaaaaacggggaaagtgggtaccggtacaaTTAAAGAGAGTTGGCCCAAAACAATAACCCACACAAGCTagttgttttgtaaaaaaaaaaaaaaccattgtcCAAGAATATATGTTTAGAGTACCACTTTTAATGCACCATAATGTTaaaaattaatagtatataaatttttttagttgttttaactatttgagtccaaaattaaaaagtttaacTTCTTGAGTCACTACTAAccgttcattttataacgttttgagtccttgtgttttagtgattttaaCCACTTAAGTCCAAAGCAAAAAGTACAAGTGTTGAAAGTTAGACTCAAATTGTTACAAAATAAGTGGTTGGGGACTTAGAAcgttaacttttttattttgaactcAAATAATTAAAGCTATTAAAATACATAGAACCAAAAAGTAACTTACTCATTATATAGATAAGCCCTTGATTTTCTATGTTTCATATTTAATATAAACTAAggattattttcaaagttatagatAAAAATAATTTACTTATGACTAGCTATATTTATATCTAAAGGTGTGGCACTTACTGGGTCTCTGTTAGGCGTCAATTACGTATGTATTTTGTATTAAAATGGGAGTAAACTGCAAAAAATGTCCTTTAAGTTTCATCAAATCTGCAggttttatcctttatgtttaaaacatGTCAAAACCATCCTTTAAGTTTTATTCTAGTATGGGTTTAATCTTTTATCACTAACCTCGTTAGTTAGCTTGGTTAAATGCCCTCACATGCATAGCATGtgagggtaaaattgtcttttccTTTAGTTATCCTGCAGGTTCGAGGAATTGTTTAGGACAAACCCAGGAACATCTACACGTAACCCCTGTTTTTTTATGTTGGTAACTCAAGATATTTAAATAAGTAACTTGAGTAACGTCACTGTACACGCACCCCTGTTTACCCTCTTCCCCAGTCGATGCTTCCTCTAGACCTTACATCGCGATACTCTACCCATACGCATTCCTTTCTCCACGCCGGTGATCGTCCGTCGATGCCGCCGTTGCCATTTACCATTTATCTCTGGTCTAATTTTAGTAAACCAAATCGGCGTTAACACATAGTTCGATCTCCGTTGCACTATATCTATGGCGGATTCTCTCGTTTCGAATCATATTCATCAGGTTCAAGTCCAGAATCAAAACTCTAGTTTCGTAATTTTCTGTTTTTCACATATATACGAAACTACAAGTCTAGAATAGATTTGCATTTTGTATGATTATATATTTTAAAACAGGTCCTTTGATTTCAAAATTGTGATGAAATTTTTGCCTTATCTTTTTTGCAGTTAGGTCTAATTTAAATGGATTAAATTCGTTGACAAATTGACCGAAATTTAATATGTGGTTATCGATGTCAGTTTAAGTAATTTCGAAATTTGTTGCTTAAATCATTGCAGTTAGTATTGACAGTGAAATCCTTAATCTCTACACATCCAAAGTGCAAGGGTTTATTAGTTATTAGTTAAAAGATAGTTA comes from the Helianthus annuus cultivar XRQ/B chromosome 4, HanXRQr2.0-SUNRISE, whole genome shotgun sequence genome and includes:
- the LOC110937205 gene encoding eukaryotic translation initiation factor 4E-1, with protein sequence MVEEAGDQKTTGKHKDGGEEEEGGKDIVKRHPLEHSWTFWFDNPSAKSKQVAWGSSIRPIYTFSTVEEFWSLYNNIHRPSRLAAGADLHCFKNRIEPKWEDPVCAGGGKWTMTFPKSKSDTCWLYTLLAMIGEQFDHGDEICGAVVNVRSRQEKIALWTKNAANEPAQMSIGKQWKEFLDYNDMIGFIFHEDAKKLDRGAKNKYTT